Genomic segment of Aliarcobacter trophiarum LMG 25534:
TGTTCTTTTTTCTAAAGTCTCTTTTTTCATAAGATTATTTTATCAAACTTTAGATAAAATTAGCACTAAACAACAATTAATAAAGCACCAAAAAGGTAGAAGAAAATATAAAATTTTCCTAAAATGCGGTACTTTAAACAAGTGTTAATAAATACTTAAAGGAGAAATGTGGAAGCCTTAATACAAGCAATATTTAGCTTTTTAATAATTATGGGAATAGTTTCAACTATTCTTTTGGTTATTGGATTTTTGCTAAAAGCAAAAGGGGTAACGTTTGTTGAGTTTTTTCCAAAAAAACCTGAACCTTTACAGCCTCAACAAGTGATTTACAATAATGTTATTTCTCAAGCACCAACAAATCCTTATGGAATTGATGCTAGAAAAGTAGCTGCAATTATGGCCGCGATTGAGCATCATACAAAGGCAAAGGCATAATATATGGCAAAAAAATATATTGATATTATGGATACTACCTTTAGAGATGGATTTCAATCTGTTTTTGGTGGTAGAGTTTTAATGAATGATTTTTTCCCAGCAGTTGAAGCTGCTAGAGATGCTGGAATAACTCATTTTGAATTTGGTGGAGGAGCTAGGTTTCAGTCTTTATTTTTCTATCTAAATGAAAATGCATTCGATATGATGGATAGGTTTAGACAAATTGTAGGACCGGATGCAAACTTACAAACTTTAGCAAGAGGTATAAATACAGTTATGCTTGATACAGGAAGTAGAGAGCTAATTGACCTTCATGCTAAACTTTTTGCTAAACATGGAACTACAACTATAAGAAATTTTGATGCATTAAATGATGTACAAAATCTTGAATACTCTGCACAATGTATAAAAAGTCATGGTTTAAAACATGAAGCAGTTGTAACACTTATGGATTTGCCACCAAACTGTTTTGGAGCACATGATGTAGCTTTTTATGAGAAAACTTTAAGAAATATTTTGGATAGTGGTTTACCATATGACTCTATATGTTTTAAAGATGCAAGTGGTACAAGTAGTCCTAATAAAGTTTTTGAAACTATCAAGATGGCTAGAAAACTTTTGGGAGAGAAAGCTCATATTAGGCTTCATACTCACGAAACTGCTGGAGTTTCAGTTGCTTGTTATTTAGCAGCACTTGAAGCTGGAGCAGATGGAATAGATTTGGCAGCTTCTCCAGTTAGTGGAGGAACATCTCAACCAGATATTTTGACTATGCTTCATGCAACAAAAGGTATGAATTATGATTTAGGTGGTTTAGAAATAAATAAGATTCTAAAATATGAAGAGGTTTTAGCTGATTGCTTGAAAGATTATTTCCTTCCACCTGAAGCTACACAAGTTTCACCACTTATCCCATTTTCTCCAATGCCTGGAGGTGCTTTGACTGCAAATACTCAAATGATGAGAGACAATGGGACACTACATAAGTTCCCTGAAGTTATAAAAGCTATGCAGGAAGTTGTTGTTAAAGGTGGATTTGGTACAAGCGTAACTCCTGTATCTCAATTTTATTGGCAACAAGCATATGCAAATGTTATGTTTGGACCATGGAAGCAGATAGCTCCTGGGTATGGAAGAATGGTTTTAGGATATTTTGGTAAAACGCCAGTTGAAGCAGATAGTGAAATTATAAAACTAGCAAGTGAGAAATTAAAATTAGAACCAACAACTTTAAATCCTTTGGATATTGCAGATAAAGATCCGAAGAAAAAAATTGATGTTTGGAGACAAAGATTGGAGATTGAGAATATTCCTACAACTGAAGAGAATATTTTTATAGCAGCTGCTTGTGATGAGAAAGGTATTGCATTTTTAAAAGGTGAAGCACCTTTAAATGTAAGAAAAAATGAAAAAAAAGATGAATATAATAAAAAAGGAGAAAATAAAATGGCAAATGGTAACTATACAGTAGTAGTGGATGGACAAAGATTTAATGTATCGGTTTTTGAAGGAGATGTTCAAAATATTCAAGTTGCACAATCTGTTCAACCTGTAGTTCAACAAGTACCTGTACAAACAGCTCCAGTAACACCTGCAAAACCTGTTTATAATGGAACAGAAGCAACAGCACCTGTAAATGGAAATGTATGGAAAATCCTTGTTAAAGAGGGTGATAGAGTTGAAAAAGATCAGCAAATTATGATACTTGAAGCTATGAAAATGGAAATTGATGTAGTTGCTCCTATTTCTGGAACAATAAGCAAAATCCTAACAGAACCTTCAAAAGCAGTTGAAGAGGGTCAAACTCTAGCAGTTATAGCTTAAGAAGTTTTATATTAGATAGAGGCAAGAGAAATTTTACTCTATCTAATGCACTTTAAAACAAATCTTCACTAAACTTACTTTTACAAATAAATCAAAAGAGTTACTATGAAGAAAATCATTCATATAATATTAATCTTACTTACAATAATAACATTAAACGGTTGTTTTGCTGGTGCTACTATAAATAGTAGTGGAACAGTTGGAATGAGTGTTGGTGGATCGATTTTTTAGTATAAATTACTAGAAATAAAAAAACTCTTATATAAAAATATAGCTTTTTATATAAGAGTTTAAATGGAGCGGGAGACGAGACTCGAACTCGCGACAGTCTGCTTGGAAGGCAGAAGCTCTAGCCAACTGAGCTACTCCCGCAAAATTATTAATTTTTTGTTTGTATAAGTGGTGCGGATGAGAAGACTCGAACTTCCACACCGTGAGGCACCAGATCCTAAGTCTGGCGTGTATACCAATTTCACCACATCCGCATAAAATTTTTCTAAAAAATGTTTAGCTG
This window contains:
- a CDS encoding OadG family protein, encoding MEALIQAIFSFLIIMGIVSTILLVIGFLLKAKGVTFVEFFPKKPEPLQPQQVIYNNVISQAPTNPYGIDARKVAAIMAAIEHHTKAKA
- a CDS encoding biotin/lipoyl-containing protein, translating into MAKKYIDIMDTTFRDGFQSVFGGRVLMNDFFPAVEAARDAGITHFEFGGGARFQSLFFYLNENAFDMMDRFRQIVGPDANLQTLARGINTVMLDTGSRELIDLHAKLFAKHGTTTIRNFDALNDVQNLEYSAQCIKSHGLKHEAVVTLMDLPPNCFGAHDVAFYEKTLRNILDSGLPYDSICFKDASGTSSPNKVFETIKMARKLLGEKAHIRLHTHETAGVSVACYLAALEAGADGIDLAASPVSGGTSQPDILTMLHATKGMNYDLGGLEINKILKYEEVLADCLKDYFLPPEATQVSPLIPFSPMPGGALTANTQMMRDNGTLHKFPEVIKAMQEVVVKGGFGTSVTPVSQFYWQQAYANVMFGPWKQIAPGYGRMVLGYFGKTPVEADSEIIKLASEKLKLEPTTLNPLDIADKDPKKKIDVWRQRLEIENIPTTEENIFIAAACDEKGIAFLKGEAPLNVRKNEKKDEYNKKGENKMANGNYTVVVDGQRFNVSVFEGDVQNIQVAQSVQPVVQQVPVQTAPVTPAKPVYNGTEATAPVNGNVWKILVKEGDRVEKDQQIMILEAMKMEIDVVAPISGTISKILTEPSKAVEEGQTLAVIA